Genomic segment of Deinococcus budaensis:
TATGTCGGTGGACTCGGGCGCGTCCACCAGCTGGCCACACCGCTGGCCGGGGCCGTGTTCGTCCTGGCGGGGCTGTACGACACCTTCGTTTCCTGGCTGCTCTGATGGAGATGGGGACGCGGCAGAGCGCAGCGGTGGCTGCGGGGCTTCGGGGGCCCCGCCTGTTCTCCTGAGGCCTCGCCCGGATGGGCAACGTGCCTCTCGTTCCAGGCCAGGGCCGCCACTCAGGTGTCGGGCCGCGGGGGACAGACCGGAGTGGCGAACGAGGTTCAAGGGGGCAAGTTGCACCAGCGGCACGGCCCCCACGCCCAGGCTGGGTATGGGCGGGATGCGGGCGTTGTACGGCCACCCGCCGAGTGCGCAACATCCCCCTGCACAGCACCGCCGCCAGGAGTAGCCATCTCCCACTCCGGAGCCAGGAGGCGGGAGATCCGTCCATGACGCGAGAGAGTGGCATGCTCAGCTTCTCCCGGGCGGAGAAGGCAGGCCGTGCCGGGGATGGACAGAGAGGGCGCGGATGAGCGCCCGGCAGTTCTCACGCTGCACCTTCAAGCGCAGACGCGGACCTTTTTGTAAGCCTGCGGTATGCAGCGGAAGAGCCGCATCACCAGGCCTCCCTCCAGGCGTCCCGCCGGTCAGGTCTTGCGGCGTCATCCACTCCGGGTGTGCCCCACCAGGGACACACTCTTCTCCTGGGTGAGGCCCGCAGATGTTCAGTACAAACTCAGAGGGTTGACAGGCGTTCCCTGCACCGTGACCCGGTAGTCCAGGTGTGGGCCGGTACTGTTCCCGGTACTGCCCACCCGCGCAATCACCTGACCAGCTTCCACGCGAGTCCCCACCCGGGCCAGGTTGGCGCTGTTGTGGCTGTAACGGGTGGTCATCCCGTCGCCGTGGTCGACGAGGACAGTCCAACCCCAGCCGCTCTGACTGTCGAAATGAGACTCCGTGACCACGCCCGGTCGTGCAGCCCGGATAGGCGTCCCGGTCGGGGCGGCCAGGTCCAGACTCGGGTGGCTGGCAAGAAAGGGCGTGGTCAGGCGGCCCTGCACTGGCATCACGGCCGTGACCCGAATGGCCGCAGCACGCACGGTCGGGGTGGCTGGCTGACGCGCGGCGGATCTCGTGGACGGCAGCGCAAGCTTCTGGCCGACCTGGAGGGGTGCCTGAGGATCAAGGCCACGGTTGGCGGAGAGCAACGCCGCCAGCGTGATGCCTTGACGCTGGGCGACGGTGGAGAGCGTGTCGCCGCGGCGTACGGTCCAGCTGCCGACAGCCCCCGGCAAGGTCAACCGTGCGCCTGCCTTGAGCAGGCCCTGACGCACACTGGGATTGGCCTGAATCAGGGCGTTCACGGTGGTGCCGTGGCGGACCGCCAAGCGCGTGAGCGTATCGCCCGGCTGGACAGTGACGGTGGCGGCGGCCGCCAGGCTGAGCCAGGTCAGGGCCAGGGTCGCAATAAAAGGCACTCGCATGAATGTCGAGCAGCATGCTGGAGTCTTGTAAAGATTGGGTAAAGTTCAGGCGCCAGCTCGCAAGGGCTGCGGCATTCCGCCGGGAGGAGGCTTTGAAACATCAAAAACGCCCATGCCCTGACCAGCGGGGCATGGGCGTCATGGGAGAAATTTACAAGCCGCGCTTCATCAGCCAGGTGCGGAAATCGTACATCTCCTGAGCCTGGGCCCGGACGATGTCCCGGGCAAGCTTGAGCACGCGCGGATCACTGGTCTTCTCGAGCGCCATATTCGCCATCTCGATGGCGGACGCGTGGTGGGGCAGCATGCCCTGCACGTACGCCACATCCGGGTTCTTCGCTTTCGTCACCATATCAGCCATCCCGCTCATGCTGCTCTTCATCATGTTGGCCATGGCGGCATTGCTGCCCCCGTAGCTCTTGAGGAGCGTGTTCATCTGGTTGATCTCGCGGTTCTGATCCTTGATGACGGCGTTGGCCCAGGTTTTGACCGTCACGTCCTTGCTCCTGGGAAGCACGGCCTTCGACATGTCCACGGCCATCTGGTGGTGCGGGACCATCATGCTGAGAAACGCGCGGTCGAAGGCTTTCCCTTGAAGTTTTTCGAGGCCACTCATGTCCATCTTCATGGTCATGCCGGTCATCGTGCTGCCGGACATCTGGCTGTGGTCCATCCCGCCCATGCTGCTCTGCGCGACGGCCGCGCCAGCCAGCACCATTCCTGCTCCCACCATCAACATCGGGTTCCGTTTCATGGCCCCAACATACCGGGGGCCTGTAAATATTCTGTAAACCGCTTCGGCCGCACCGGAGGTCACCCGACGTGCCCACGGCGCACTTC
This window contains:
- a CDS encoding LysM peptidoglycan-binding domain-containing M23 family metallopeptidase, yielding MRVPFIATLALTWLSLAAAATVTVQPGDTLTRLAVRHGTTVNALIQANPSVRQGLLKAGARLTLPGAVGSWTVRRGDTLSTVAQRQGITLAALLSANRGLDPQAPLQVGQKLALPSTRSAARQPATPTVRAAAIRVTAVMPVQGRLTTPFLASHPSLDLAAPTGTPIRAARPGVVTESHFDSQSGWGWTVLVDHGDGMTTRYSHNSANLARVGTRVEAGQVIARVGSTGNSTGPHLDYRVTVQGTPVNPLSLY
- a CDS encoding DUF305 domain-containing protein, with the translated sequence MKRNPMLMVGAGMVLAGAAVAQSSMGGMDHSQMSGSTMTGMTMKMDMSGLEKLQGKAFDRAFLSMMVPHHQMAVDMSKAVLPRSKDVTVKTWANAVIKDQNREINQMNTLLKSYGGSNAAMANMMKSSMSGMADMVTKAKNPDVAYVQGMLPHHASAIEMANMALEKTSDPRVLKLARDIVRAQAQEMYDFRTWLMKRGL